The window ATTGCTAACATCGGCTTGGCCGCCGGAGACCGCGATCGTGAAGATGCAGAGCTGCAAGCTGGTTCAGTCCAACAGACCGTTGAGGTCGAATCAACCGAGCCGTTACTCCAGACCGATACTTCGGCAGTTAGCAGCGTCGTAACCGAGAAGTCTGTACAAGACTTGCCTTTAAACGGTCGCAATTACATATCCCTCGTAACCATTCAGCCTGGCGTCAACGCGGGTCCGCCTAATGCGGTTTCCTCAGGCCAGAGGCCGGACGATCGTCGGCAATCTTCGACGGTTTCTGCAAACGGACAATCCGATCAATTCAACAATGAGATGATCGACGGAATGGACAATAATGAACGCGAGCAGGGGTTCATCGGGGTTCGCCCGTCGATCGAAGCGATAGCCGAGGTGAAAGTTGATACAAATGTGTACAACGCTGCCGTTGGACGCAATGCGGGAGCAGTAGTAAACATCATTACCAAGTCCGGAACCAATGCGTTCAACGGCTCGGTTTACGAGTTTTTTCGTAATGACATCTTCGACGCCCGCGATTTTTTTGCTCGTGCTGGTGTGACCAACAAGCCCGAATATCGCCAAAACCAGTTCGGAGCTAGTATCGGTGGTCCGATTGTGAAGGATAAGACATTTTTCTTCGCAGATGTTGAGGATCTTCGCATTATCCAGGGACTAAGCTCCGGCTTGCTTACGGTTCCAACCCTTTATGAAGAGCAGAATCCAGGCGACTTCTCGGACATTGGCGGCCCCGTAGTACCGACCTCAGCCCTAAACTCAGTCGGTTTAAATTATTTTAAACTGTATCCCGCGCCCAATGTTCCTGGGGCAGGATTAACCAACAACTATGAGAGTGTTACCAACAAAACGCAATATGCGCTATCTCTAGACGGAAGGATTGACCAGCACTTTCGTAACGGCGATCTTCTCTTCGGCCGTTATTCATACAATAACGTCAGTACAGAAATACCTGACGCATTTCCGTCAGTTTCTGCAGCCGGCACGACTGTACAACCCGGGCCACCTAACTACAGCGGTCCCTCGACCACTAAAGTGCAGGGGGTCCAGTTCGATTATGTACATACAATTACGCCGTCACTCATTCTGGAGTTGAAAGCTGGGTACTCCAGGATCGTTATTGATACGGAGAATCCAAATCAAGCGAACAATGTGTCGTCCGCGTTCGGGCTGATCAATGTAAATACTCCCCTTGCTCCTGAGACCGGCGGGTTGATGCCTGTCAATTTCAACTATGGCGGATACAGCAGTCTGGGCGATTCAGGATATCTTCCTATCATCGACGTGAACAACACATTTCAATATATGGGGTCAGTCATATTCAATCGAGGTGCTCACAGCATCAGCATGGGCGCAGGCATTCTTCGCCGACAACTAAATTACTTCCAGAGCCCACAACCGCTTGGGGGCGCAAGCTTTGCACAGTCGACTGGAAACTCCCTAGAGGATCTATTGACAGGCAACGCTTTTTCCTATTCGCGGAACAATGCCCTTATCAAACCTGGATATAGAGCTTGGGAGAATAGCGCCTATATAGAGGATGACTGGCGTGTCACCCACAGCCTGACACTTAATCTCGGCTTGCGATACGATGTCTTCACCGCGTTTACCGAGGCTCATAATCGTTATGCAAACTTTGATTATACGACGCTAACTCTGATCACCGGAGACCAGAACTCGCATATAGGAATTAATACTAGCTACACGAACTTCGCTCCACGAGTTGGATTCGCGCAATCAATTGGCAAGAACACTGTCATACGCGGCGGCTATGGGATCTCGTACTACCCCACGACGATTCAAGGAGCAATCCAGGACGTGAATCCCCCCTATTTCTTTGCAACCAATTGCACGCCCTGCGCCCCTTTCTGGCCGACACTTCCTATCCCCATTCCATCCAGCACAACAAATCTCTCCGGGTCGCTAACCTACATTCCGCCGGATTTCAATACGACGAGGATTCAGCAGTTCAATGTAATGGTGCAGCAGGAAATTGGGAAAAATGTCTTTTCCGTGGCATATGTAGCGGACTGGGGAGATCATTTGCAATATCAGACAACTGTTAATAGACCCAATCCAACTGGACCCTATCCAAATGACGCGATTACCGGCCCGCCTCCAACACCTGCTTTGCTCACAGCCACTCAACTGCCAAATGTGACCAATGTCGCAGGGTGGTTACCGACGGCGATCACGAACTATAATTCCATGCAAGTTGTCTTTGCTCGAAGATTCACCGAGGGGCTGGCGTTCAACGCGAACTACACGTGGGCGCATGGTCTTGGCGATACTGGAAATGCTAGTTCACAAGCAACAGTCTCTTCGATCCTTCCTAATGATCCCCACTACGATTACGGCAACGATGTACTCGATATTCGGCAACGCTTTGCTATGAATTTGACTTATGACCTTCCATTCGGAGCGAACACCTCCGGAGCGAAGTCGCTTTTTATGAAGGGATGGAGCGTCAATTTTATAGATTACTGGCAGACCGGTCTTCCATTCACCGTCGGTGACTCATTTCAGAATCCGCATGGGGTAGCCCAAGTCAACCTGCCACAGGTCGGAACAGACCGGCCTGACGTGTTACCTTATCCGGCGGCTACGTCTACCAAGCAGACCCTGAGTCATTGGTTCAATTACGATGCGTTCACACCCCAGTCGGCTGGAACTCTCGGCAATGAAAAGAGCAATCAACTCTATGGACCTCACCAGCGGCGTGCAGATCTCTCGTTCGCCAAAACCGTCTCCCTCACAGAGAGAGATTCGCTGCAGTTCCGAGCCGAGTGCTACAACATATCCAACACCCCGAATTTCTCTTTCCCCAATGGCAACATTTCGGGCTGGACGGCCGGACCGGCACACGGCCCGAGCAATCCAATCTCGGTCGTCGGGTTGTTGCCGGGCGACGTCGCTACCTCAGCGGGCGGGGTGGGCACTATTTCATCAACGGCACTTGGAGTTGATCCTCGTCAGTTTCAATTCGCGCTGAAGTTTCTATTCTGAGCACTCAAAAGAGCTAACCCATACCTAGCAAGAGGCGGCCTCGTCAAGTCGCCTCCCGGCTTAAAGTGAGACTGCGTCCCACACTTCATGAGCGCCGATACAATCCTGGCTGCTAGCTTGTAGAAGCGGCCGGCAGCAAGCTTTGACTATTTGAGACAAAAACGAGGATTTTAGATAATGTCAGTGTTAAATAGAACCTTTCTGAATGGAACATTCCTAACCTTGATGGTATGGGGTACTGCAACTTTGGTAGCGCAAAGCGAACACGCAGAAGCGTTGGGCGATCACAGTTCACCTGTTATCGGTAAGGATCTGCGATACGTCAATCCACTCAACATTGAGGCCACCTCTAAGGATGGCTCGCCGCAAGGCGTTAGCTTGGGAGACCCCACCGTCGTGCGTGATGGGAATAGCTACTACATGTTCGCGACCGGCGGGGGCCCCTGGACCTCTGAAGACCTGGTTTACTGGAGATACACGCCTGTTGATCCCACTGGAGTTCCCATTCCTACTGCACCGCATGTTGTGAAGTACGATGGCTACTTCTATATGGCGGGCAACGGTACGCAACTGTATCGCTCGTCCAAAATCCTGGGGCCCTATAAAGAAATCGGCCCGTGGCTCGACCAGAACGGAAAGCCATACACCACAATCCACGTATTCGACATCAACATCTTTGTAGATACTGACAATAAGCCCTACTTATACATGGCTAAAGGAGAGACAGGAGGAGTCTGGGTTGCTCCGCTTGATCCGAAAAACCTGACCCGGCTATTGGCTGCTCCGAAGACATTGTTCGCATTTGATAGCAGTCAGGTCTGGGAACGCTCTGGCGATGCCAACGAGCGAACCTATTATTCCTGGATTGAGGGGCCGTGGGTCTTCAAGCGGAACGGTATCTACTATCTAGAATTTAGTGCTTCTGGTACGGAATGGCTGACTTATGCAACCGGAGTATATACGTCAAGAGATCCGTTAGGACCATTTACCTATGCTCCGGGAAATCCATTGTTGCGAAAGACAACCGGAATTGTCACCGGACCAGGACACGGGAGCGTCGTTCAGGGACCGAATGGGGATTGGTGGCAGTTTTACCTCACTGTCCTCCCGACGCCACCAGGCGGCCGCAGGATCGGGATGGATCCGATTGGGTTTGACGCGAGCGGAAATATGTTTGTACGCGGCGGCGTTCCGTCGTCAACGCCTCAGTGGGCTCCAGGAGTCGTGGCCGACCCGGCCCATAATGGAGATTCGGGTTCCATTCCTCTAAGCATAGGCAAGACGCGGAATCTGATCGCTTCGAGCCTACGTGCCGGTCGTGACGCCGCCTATGCCATCGACAACTCGAATGG is drawn from Edaphobacter lichenicola and contains these coding sequences:
- a CDS encoding TonB-dependent receptor, with the translated sequence MGPNHLGKPKVFRDFVALIKIVSRRNRSSSRVPIGSTGTWPRLETRESKSVLAMILFCFIPFGALAQVTTADVVGTVTDTTGAIVSDATITIKNIGTQVNAVTHSNRSGSYVFNLLEPGRYSITIQAPGFKATSIANIGLAAGDRDREDAELQAGSVQQTVEVESTEPLLQTDTSAVSSVVTEKSVQDLPLNGRNYISLVTIQPGVNAGPPNAVSSGQRPDDRRQSSTVSANGQSDQFNNEMIDGMDNNEREQGFIGVRPSIEAIAEVKVDTNVYNAAVGRNAGAVVNIITKSGTNAFNGSVYEFFRNDIFDARDFFARAGVTNKPEYRQNQFGASIGGPIVKDKTFFFADVEDLRIIQGLSSGLLTVPTLYEEQNPGDFSDIGGPVVPTSALNSVGLNYFKLYPAPNVPGAGLTNNYESVTNKTQYALSLDGRIDQHFRNGDLLFGRYSYNNVSTEIPDAFPSVSAAGTTVQPGPPNYSGPSTTKVQGVQFDYVHTITPSLILELKAGYSRIVIDTENPNQANNVSSAFGLINVNTPLAPETGGLMPVNFNYGGYSSLGDSGYLPIIDVNNTFQYMGSVIFNRGAHSISMGAGILRRQLNYFQSPQPLGGASFAQSTGNSLEDLLTGNAFSYSRNNALIKPGYRAWENSAYIEDDWRVTHSLTLNLGLRYDVFTAFTEAHNRYANFDYTTLTLITGDQNSHIGINTSYTNFAPRVGFAQSIGKNTVIRGGYGISYYPTTIQGAIQDVNPPYFFATNCTPCAPFWPTLPIPIPSSTTNLSGSLTYIPPDFNTTRIQQFNVMVQQEIGKNVFSVAYVADWGDHLQYQTTVNRPNPTGPYPNDAITGPPPTPALLTATQLPNVTNVAGWLPTAITNYNSMQVVFARRFTEGLAFNANYTWAHGLGDTGNASSQATVSSILPNDPHYDYGNDVLDIRQRFAMNLTYDLPFGANTSGAKSLFMKGWSVNFIDYWQTGLPFTVGDSFQNPHGVAQVNLPQVGTDRPDVLPYPAATSTKQTLSHWFNYDAFTPQSAGTLGNEKSNQLYGPHQRRADLSFAKTVSLTERDSLQFRAECYNISNTPNFSFPNGNISGWTAGPAHGPSNPISVVGLLPGDVATSAGGVGTISSTALGVDPRQFQFALKFLF
- a CDS encoding family 43 glycosylhydrolase translates to MSVLNRTFLNGTFLTLMVWGTATLVAQSEHAEALGDHSSPVIGKDLRYVNPLNIEATSKDGSPQGVSLGDPTVVRDGNSYYMFATGGGPWTSEDLVYWRYTPVDPTGVPIPTAPHVVKYDGYFYMAGNGTQLYRSSKILGPYKEIGPWLDQNGKPYTTIHVFDINIFVDTDNKPYLYMAKGETGGVWVAPLDPKNLTRLLAAPKTLFAFDSSQVWERSGDANERTYYSWIEGPWVFKRNGIYYLEFSASGTEWLTYATGVYTSRDPLGPFTYAPGNPLLRKTTGIVTGPGHGSVVQGPNGDWWQFYLTVLPTPPGGRRIGMDPIGFDASGNMFVRGGVPSSTPQWAPGVVADPAHNGDSGSIPLSIGKTRNLIASSLRAGRDAAYAIDNSNGTWWEPAETDAQPSITVDLLGIQPFDKRYQYTVDSSRIEFRALDGRDGGFSGSTAFRYKIEASSDGKHFAPLVDKSNSTITSYTQFDELPPTRCRFIRLTLIDWPRSINQPLGITEFTIFGKYIEPGKR